Proteins from a single region of Bacteroidales bacterium:
- a CDS encoding amidohydrolase family protein, whose translation MNILLKNATYINWQSLNFKKCNIVVNGGVNGKIKMLDNTDKTINESDFEIIDCSGKLVSKSFACGHHHVYSALAKGMNAPKKIPGNFYEILKYVWWTLDKCLTQEMIEYSALTTAIACAKNGITFVIDHHASPNFVKDSLDTIARAFEKVGVSHLLCYEISDRDGKKIAEQGLEETKSFLQNNQGLVGLHASFTVDNNTLKKAVKLSADTNSGIHIHVAEDIYDQDNCLNNYNLRVVERLNNFGVLDFSKTILGHCLYLNENEKELIKNSKSWIVQNTESNLNNNVGYFNSCGLGEKIMLGTDGMHSDMLRSAKAAFFVGQGFDTIDYNSAYIRFRNVHNYISENNFTGDGENNLVILDYDTPTEINKDNFFGHFIFGIESKHVQHVISNGKLIIKDKQILTVDENEILINSRKLSKELWKKMSD comes from the coding sequence ATGAATATATTATTAAAAAATGCTACATACATTAACTGGCAGTCTTTAAATTTTAAAAAGTGCAATATAGTTGTAAATGGTGGAGTTAATGGGAAAATCAAAATGCTGGATAATACTGACAAAACTATTAATGAATCTGATTTTGAAATAATTGATTGTTCAGGAAAGTTAGTAAGCAAATCTTTTGCTTGCGGGCATCATCATGTATATTCTGCCCTTGCAAAAGGAATGAATGCACCAAAAAAAATACCAGGAAATTTCTATGAAATACTAAAGTATGTATGGTGGACACTTGATAAATGCTTAACACAGGAAATGATAGAATATAGTGCATTAACAACAGCAATTGCCTGTGCAAAAAACGGGATTACTTTTGTAATTGATCATCATGCATCTCCGAATTTTGTAAAAGATTCTCTTGATACAATAGCGAGAGCATTTGAAAAAGTCGGAGTATCGCATCTTCTTTGTTATGAAATTTCTGACAGAGATGGAAAAAAAATCGCAGAACAGGGATTAGAAGAAACAAAATCATTTTTACAAAATAATCAGGGATTAGTAGGATTACATGCTTCATTTACAGTTGATAATAACACATTGAAAAAAGCTGTTAAACTATCTGCTGATACTAATTCGGGAATTCATATTCATGTTGCCGAAGATATATACGATCAGGATAATTGTTTAAATAATTATAATTTGCGTGTAGTTGAACGGTTAAATAATTTTGGTGTTTTGGATTTTTCAAAAACTATATTGGGACATTGTTTGTATTTAAATGAAAATGAAAAAGAACTGATAAAAAATTCAAAATCCTGGATAGTTCAGAATACCGAAAGTAACCTGAATAATAATGTAGGATATTTTAACAGTTGCGGGCTTGGAGAAAAAATAATGCTTGGTACTGATGGAATGCACAGTGATATGTTAAGAAGTGCCAAAGCAGCTTTTTTTGTCGGGCAGGGGTTCGACACAATTGATTATAATTCGGCATATATACGTTTCAGAAATGTTCATAACTATATTTCAGAGAATAATTTTACTGGTGATGGTGAAAATAATCTTGTGATTCTTGATTATGACACACCAACAGAAATTAATAAGGATAATTTTTTTGGGCATTTCATTTTTGGAATTGAATCAAAACACGTACAACATGTAATATCCAATGGTAAATTAATTATAAAAGATAAACAGATATTAACTGTTGATGAAAACGAAATACTAATAAATTCAAGGAAACTAAGTAAAGAACTCTGGAAAAAAATGTCAGATTAA